The genomic interval CTTGTGCcttcaattttgacaaaaaagataaatcgtAAGTGGAGATTTTGTCTCATTACGTAAAATAAAGAATCAAATCCATGAcctaataatattaattctaatttatcataatttaatcACTTAACTTGTACCTTAAAAATATACATCGATAACGCTTAATCTGTCGGGGTGTACAAGAATGCATAATACTTGAAGAAACTAGCACAATCATGTCATTAATTACTAGTTCCAGTTATTTGTTCTTTCATTCTGATGGAAGAATATTGTGTGTCACACACTTAGAGATAGATACAGTTAGCGCTTCTGTCCATGGTTGTAGGTAAAAAGCTTCACCTACTTTCAGAATCTGATCATCATCAGCTTTATTCGCGCGCGGGCTATATGTATTATAACCTcttacgtatatatatatatatatatatatatatgcttgtgtGCAATAATAATGGAAGACAAACCCCACTACTGAGAGCACCCACTATCAAATATCAAAGGCATCTTCCTCCGTGACTGATTCAATTTAGTAATTAATTGGGGAAGGCCAAGGCTGACACCAAATGTCGTCCTGATAATTGGTCAATCTGCTTACATATGATTATATTTGATGATCCGTCTTTCTTGATGCCTCATCTTCCATCGATGCCCTTCCAAGATTCTGCTTATCTCTTTTCAAAACACCTCTATTCAGGTTTAATAGGGGTGTAATAATTGTCCTTTCTCATcatcattcttgctttgatttttcttaACTTTGTTGTCAAGTTCTAGACACATTTAAATGTCTCGTGAAGCATGGTACCTACAATCAACTGAATTTGCCACATGAAAATGCCCTTGTCAAGTCAGTTTTAGACACATTTAAATATCTCGTGAAGTATGCAcgtacaataaaataattttttcatatgaaaatgcCCTTGTCAAATCCTTTGTGATTGCCATTGATTTAAGACTTTCTCTGTCcgaaaattttatattacttAAATTATCGTTCACTCGAGATTTTTGCATCTTCATATTTGATATGGTCCCCAGGTTTTGTCTTAAAATCTCCGTCCCAAGACTTGATGATAGCTTGAAACTTTCGTCCTAAAACTTGACATTATCTTGGAATCTTCAGCCTGAAGCTTAATGCTGTCCaagattacaaaaaaataaataaataataaaagaacgtaaaaaaaattctaatacTTAAATCAAACGCTGATAATGctaaaaattatagaataaaatttttaccggtataaaaaatttatatttttctagaatgAAGTCTTGTTTAtgtaaaaggaaaatgaagcaATTCTAAATCTCCTTGGTGTGAGATTTTTTAatgaatgatatttttttaatattttatcaaaattaaaatttttaataaataatatttatttctttttttatggaACTCTCGAGGGAATTTGTAAATGTCAGAGTTATCTAATTTGCGAGTTACACAAGGTTGttcaattaaaagaaaatttacaCGTTTTTAGtctaagataattttttttggttttttaattaatttttgcctATGGGGCACAACATGTATTATTACTTCTATGCATAGACTAAAGATTAACTTAAGAGTTAACTTACAGGCTAGCTACTAACTAATTGtattaattgaattattaatatactGTGAAAAACATTGCTTTAATTTGTTGCCTTTCATCTGCTAACGAATCCTTGATTAtttaagaaagaagaagactTAGCAGCAGCAGTAGCAACTTCAGATGTCAAACTGATATATAGGTAGATTTACAATTTGTTATATAATTCGTTCGTCGGTTCTTACCtcaataaaggaaattaattgtTAGGTGAAGCAAAGATCTCACAATGTAGTGAAGAATATGCATACAAATACCTTATGTCAACTCAACTGATGTTTTGGCTTCACGGGTTGCattattgattatatttttttattgttaccTAGTAatcactatttatttatttgttaacaATAGCATTTTTTGAGATTCCGTTCTTGTATGATCTCTGGCCGTTCGTGCTCTTGATTTTGGTAGAAGAGATAAATCACAAGCGGACTTTTGACTTTTGCTTAAGTCAAGTATCGAACTCATGACTTACTGGTATTAATCCTAACGTATCACTTGTCTGTCATTTGACTTATACCCTAGGAGTAACAATAGCATTTCTTCGACCATATTAGTAAGtgaagtagtagtagtagtagtagtagtatgGGACTCATTGTGTTGGGAAATCCAGAGAATCAATAACaatgataaaagagataaaatgagAGAAACCGAATCTATTACTCACTGAATAAATTCTACAGTAGAAATTACAATCAGAATCTCTCTGTGTACGAAAACTCTCAACACAACTTTCTCACTCTCTGAATCCTTTCAGATCCTCTTAAAATTGGGATCTATCCTCTTACATGGGATTCATATCCTCTAATTGGGGATTCCTCTTAAACTGGGGATAATATACAAGAAGAGAACAAGGGTTATATATAGGGAGATGGTGGTGGGCATAGTCAACAAGGTTAGCACCTTGCCTAACATGCAAAGGATGCCTAACTCCCTAACAAGTTAAGGTTGCCTAATTCCCTAACATGCCAAAGAGCCTAACAATCTAAAGAACATGTGGTTAAATATCTTCAATTCTCCTCCTCTAGTCACATCTGGACCAATTGTTATCTGCCAAGCATCTCAACTATGTCTCTGCAGAACTCTAGCTTTGTTAACATGTCAGTTGGATTCTCCTTTGTATGGATCTTCACTAGTCTCAATAGTTGTTGATCCATCACTTCGCTTATCTAATGATACCGAATATCAATGTGCTTTGTACAGGAACTTCCAAGATTGGATCAGCTTCCCAATAATAAAGACATGTTTTCGACATACCTTTTAAGTACCTAGGAATCCATTTGACTGCCTCCCAATGTTCATTTCCAGGGTTAGAGAGAAAATGGCTTACTATACCTACTGCGTGAGCAATATCTAGTCTGGTACATACCATTGCCTTGGTACTTGCTTCAGACCATACAAGCTCTTCTTTAGCTTGCAAATGAGGTTCTTACCTGAAACCTCAAAACCTTTTGGTTCCCCATCTTCAGTAAGCAGAATGTACTTAGATTCTGGATATCTCAACGACGAATCCAACCTCGTTCTGATCTACAAACTTCTAGGTTAGGAGGTTCACCATCATCTGATCCTTGTGATGGTCCAACAGCTTCTGGTGAAGGGGGTTGTGTCTCCCCTTACTCAACACCCTctgcttcttccttctcttctacTTCTGGCATTTCCTCGAAACCAAATCGTCATCTGTGACAAATTGTGTTGGTGTTGGTCTTGAAATATCTTCATAGGTACTAGAATCTGGATTCCAAGACATTGTGGGCTTTTCAATATCTTTTATCGTCTGGCTTTCATGGAACACTACGTCCTTGCTTTTGATCACATTCTTCTCCTTTGAATCCCATAACTTATATCTGAATTCCTCATTTCATAGCCTATAAAGATACATGGGGTTGTCCTTGCATCAAGCTTTTGTCTAAGCTTCTTGGATACATGTGCAAACGTTATGCAACCAAATACTCTCAGGTGAGAATATGAGGGGTTCTTACTAGATCACATTTTCTCGTGGACTTCAAAATTCAGCGATGCTGACGATGATCTGTGGATTATGTAGTAGGCTGTTTTGATTGCTTCTCCTTAGAATGGCTTTGGCAGCTTAGTCATATTAAGTATACTTCTGACTCTTTCCATAATGGTCCGATTCATTCTCTCGGTTACACCATTATGATATGGGATGCATGGGATCGTCTTCTCATATCAAATGTCGTGTCTCCTGTAGTAGGCATCGAACTTCTTGGAAGTGTATTCGCCTTCATTATCTGATCGAAGGCACTTCAACTTCTTTTCTGTTTCACGCTCTACCAGTGTATGAAACAGTTTAAAGTGATCAAATACCTGGTTCTTTATCTTGATGAAATACACCCACACTTTTCATGAAGCAGCATCAATGAATGTTAGAAAGTACTTGTTTCCACCTAATGATTCAGCTTCTAGGAGACCGCAAACATCAGAGTGTACTAGACTGAGCAACTTTGATCTTCTTGTTGATAAGTAACTAAAAGAGACTCTATGTCGTTTGCCAAATAAATAGTGATTGTAAGGATCTAGAGCAGTATCTTTGAAATAGTAATGAGCTCCTTCTTTTCCAGGGTTGACAAACCCTTCTCACTCATGTGGCTAAGTCTCTAGTGCCACAGATTCTGAGAAGCCTCATTTTTAACTATGTTGAGGCTATCTATGCATATCTTCACATGAGTTTTGTATAATATGCCACAAATATGTCATCGGGAGACTACCATAGCGTATCTTATCAACTTCCATGTTCTATTGCTAAACTGATTACTATAACCCTGTTTATCAAGAGTTATTCCCGAAAGTAGATTCAACCGAAGATTTGACACATGTCTGATATTCTTCAAGGTGATTGTGCTCCCGACGCTCGTTCGTATCTGAACATCACCAATTCCAACTATCTCAGAGGAACTAGAATTTTCCATCTTCACTGCTCCCAAATCTCCTGATTTATATgttgtgaagaaatttttgtgaGAAGTCACGTGGTAAAATGATGCAGTATCTACCACTCATTCTGTGTCTTCTCTCGAGACGTGAAGGCATGTCTCATCATTGATGGAACAGTAGACTACCTCTCCATGCATAGTGACTAGTGTTTCTCCATCCTTGTTCTTTGGCTCGGAACTGCCTTGACCCTGCTCTCGTAGCAATTTTCTATAGTTCTTCTTTAAATGACGCTCAATACCACAATGGTAGCACTTGTATGTCGGCTTTCTTCCATCTGTGGATCTGTCCCTACTCTTGTTCTTTCCTCTCCACTTGCCTCGACTACTTCCCTATTGTCTCCATCGATTCTCTATTATAAGAGCTGAGTCTGGTTCGTGCTCATGTCATTTCTTCTGGCCTTCTCATTGAACAAGGCATCATTAACCATCATTATGGTAAGTTTTTCCTCTGGGGCCAAATTGCTGAGAGAGACTACTAGTGTCTCCCAACTGTCAGGAAGAGAATTGAGAAGTAAGAGAGCTTGTGTTTCATCCCCAAGTGGCATCTCTACAGACGACAATTGGTTTACCAAGCTCTGGAACTCACTAGTGTGTCGGCAACTGAAGTTTCACTTTTCAACTTCAGATTGACTAATCGCGTCATCAACAGGACTTTGTTCCGAGCAGTCCTGGTCTGGTACATTTCCTCCAGCTTTGTCTAGAGGGCATGTGCGTCTATTTCTTGTGCAACATGGTGGAAGACACTATGATCAATCAATTGTCGGATCTGACcgatattttttctatttagttTCTTTCACTTTACTTTTTTGGAAGGATCAAGATTTACACCTAATAATTCCAAGGGATCGTACAAATCTGTACAACTGAGAAGATCCTTCATCCGAGGTGTCCATAGTGTGTAGTTGGTGGATGTGAGTTTTATCATGTCTCCTTATGATGTTAACTCCTCCATTTACAATAACTTGTTTAAAAATGAAGTTGAATCTTCCAAAATGGAGTGCACCGTTGTCTCCGGAAGGGTCGAAAATGGTAGATTTAACTTTTACGGGGTCAAATtctaatttgagaaaaaaaaatcaaggctcaaatgtaatttctaaaatttcagaggctaaagtgcaattttagAAAGTTTAGGgattagtataatttttgaaagttcaaGGGTCAAATTgtaattccaaaaaaatttagagactAATATGTAATTTTGCCAAAGTCTAGCTGTGTGTTGACATGGCAGCCATGTGGCAGACGACGTGGCAGTTGACGTGGTTGTCTTCAACCTCCAGACGGCGCTTGACGCTCATGAAGACTACTCACAAATCTTCAGGCAACGCGTGTGGGCGCGTGCGACGTCCGTTAAACCTGTAAAAAATTGCAGTGTGCTCGTCTCGGCATCAGGAATCTTTTGGTATGATCAAAATACCAATTCGATGATTTTGAAAAAATCGAGTTTGAATAACAGAGGCTCTGTTCTTCATATTTCCTTTTCTAGCACTCAACCTGAttctctgataccacttgttgagaaATCCAGAAAATCAATAACAATGATAGAAGAGATAAAATGAGAGAAACCAAATCTATTACTCACTGAATAAATTCTACATAAGAAATTACAATCAGAATCTCTCTGTGTACAAAAACTCTCAACACAACTCTTTCACTCTCTAGATCCTCTTAAAATTGGGATATATCCTCTTACATGAGATTCATATCCTCTAACTAGGGATTCTTCTTAAATTGGGGATAATAAACAAGAAGAGAACAATGGTTATATATAGGGAGATGGTGGTGAGCACAGTCAACAAGGTTAAGCACGTTGCCTAACATGTCAAGGATGCCTAATTCCAAGTTAAGGTTGTCTAACTCCCTAACAAGTTAAGATTGTCTAATTCCCTAACATGCCAAAGAGCCTAATAATCCAAAGAATATGTGGATGGACATCTTCACATTGATCATAATTAAAAATGGGTTTAtgttacaataaatatatattttagttgtttCTTAAAATGGGGATTGCCTTGAAGTTTACGTGATGGATCTATAATGAAACAAAGaaccattattattaaaactataATAATAGAAGGGTATGAATTAATTTGGAACacgaaaggaaagaaagaaaactctTGAAGGAAAAGCTTAACATAGTCTTGACTCATAAACATAAACTAATCTTTGCTTGGCAAACAGCTCTGATACTGCTAAATAAACAAGCAAGGCAAAGTAAGCCCAATCATACAAGCAATCAAATGATAGCTAGCTAGCCATCGACCCCTTACATCTCCAATAATAATTTGTTAAGATATAGATTAAAACTACCAAGGCAAGGGAATTGAATTGAACTGAATTGAATGCTCAGCGTTTGGTCCAAAGTCTAATACATGGCATCAAATCAATTGTCAAAAAGCCATTGCTTTTGGGGATTAGTTGAATGTGAAAGGGATGGGGTCCTTTTGGGATAATTTCATGGCTACATTTGCGGATCAGTGAAAGGGCCCTTAAACAAACCTACTCTTTTGAACCATATGATATCACCCCCTCTGTCCCTTCTTCCAGGCCTCGCCAATTAAACGAACCTACTCCTTTGAAAAGAAAGGGGACTCTGTCTCCCTTTCTTTTCAATTGCAACCGGTTATTAGCCACCGACGTGGTCTTTTAAAATAACAATCAACTTCCACTTCTTGCATTGCATGGCATAGCATATgtatgtaaattaattaatctaccAATTTAACTACTAACTGTTGCcccaaatataaataatttgcaATACTCTTAATTgttctatgtaaaaatatatatatatgttagaagATCGAAAGCATCGTGCATCTTTTTGTGCTTTttggtttaaaaattaaagcttTTTAGATCTTGACTTTGAATTAGtaagtaaaagaagaaaaacacaaGTAAATGCCTTTTTATCCtagctaaataaattaaaagaaatcaaaagttAGTACCAAATGGACCCTAATAGGAACATTCAaccttcctttctttctttctttctctctttatgAGAAACTGATTGAAATGAAATGCCTTTTCTCCTccaaaaactttaaaatgtcCACGTGTTAAAGGCAGGCATGGAAGTTGAAATCTAAATTTGGGCAGGGCAGTtgctctctcttcctctctcacgccatgtttagaaattaaaggGGCGGGGccgtgaaaaagaaaaacaaacttaTTAATACTTAATGAATATACATCgtttttataagaatttttctataaatacatTTGAACCCCTAAAATTTTGCTTATTGCAATACTCTTAATTACCCTTATTACTTAAGGATTGTATCCTATTAATTCCATACATACTCCTAATATTTACACTGAATTTCTTAATCCTCAGAAGCCCGACAAGATTTGAAGCTCGTGAATTGAAAGGCACTTAAACATGTGGATTAATTCATCAGCTCTTTCAACCTGACGTTCGCATTAGCTCATTACAGAGTCATCAGTCCACCATAAATACAGCCCCTGCGCCAGCTCTCCTATTTCATCCCAAAACTCAAAGATTAAACCACCAGACTTTAACGGTGATGGCGGATCCTCAGACCCTTCCCATTCTGCCGTTGCTTCTTCTACTTCTATCAGTCCCATTTGCCGCTTCAAATCCCCTCCAAGAAAAGTACCACCAATGCCTCGTTCACAATACCGATGCCGACCAACCCGTCACGATTTCAACCGTTTTCTACACTCCAAACAATTCTTCGTTTCATTCGGTTCTCGAGTCGACTGCCCAGAATCTCCGGTATTTGGTGCCTTCCGTGTCCAAGCCGGAGCTGATTTTCACTCCTCTGACCGAATCCCATGTCCAGGCCGCCGTCATCTGCTCCAAGAAGCTCGGCGTCCCCCTTAGAGTCCGGAGCGGTGGTCACGACTACGAAGCCGTGTCGTATGCTTCCGAAACGGAAACACCGTTTATAATTGTCGACATGGCCAGGCTCCGGTCCGTCACCGTCGATATCGACGACAACACGGCCTGGGTCCAGGCCGGCGCAACCATCGGCGAACTTTACTACAGAATCTACGAGAAAAGCAGCGTCCATGGCTTCCCGGCGGGGCTCTGCACCAGCTTAGGCGTCGGCGGGCACATCACCGGCGGCGCTTATGGCCCAATGATGAGAAAATACGGCCTCGGGGCGGACAATGTCGTCGACGCTCGGATTGTGGACGCGAATGGGAGGATTCTCGATCGAGAGGCGATGGGAGAAGATCTGTTTTGGGCGATcagaggcggcggcggcggaagCTTTGGTCTCATTCTTGCATGGAAAACCCAGCTGGTCCAAGTTCCGAAAACCGTGACGGTTTTCACCGTTCCAAAGACGTTAGAACAAGGAGCCACGAAGATTCTTTACAAATGGCAGCAAGTTGCCGATAAGTTAGACGAAAACCTCTTCATCAGAGTCATTATCCAAGTCGCCGACGCCGCCGTGAAAGGCAAGCGAACAGTGGGCACCGCCTATAACGCCCTGTTTCTCGGAAGGGTCAACAAGCTTCTGAAGGTCATGGGAAAAAGCTTCCCTGAATTAGGATTAACACGCAAAGACTGCCAAGAAATGAGCTGGATCGAATCGGTGCTTTACATCGCCGGATACCCGAGCAAAACGCCGCCGGAAGTTCTCCTCCAGGGGAAGTCTCTGTTCAAGAACTACTTCAAGGCCAAATCAGATTTCGTCAAAAAGCCGATTCCAGAAGACGGCCTCGAAGGGCTCTGGAAAAGATTAATGGAGGAAGAAATTCCATTGATGATATGGAACCCTTACGGCGGAATGATGAGCAAAATTTCGGAATCGGAGATTCCTTTCCCGCACAGAAACGGGACGCTGTTCAAGATACAGTACGTGACGACGTGGAGCGCCGGCGACAAGGAGTCTGCGGCGAAGCACATAGACTGGATGAGGCGGCTGTACAATTACATGTCGACTTACGTCTCGATGCTGCCGAGAGAGGCATATGTGAATTACAGGGACCTGGATTTGGGGATGAACAAGAACGGGAGCACGGATTTCGTTCAGGCGAGCGTTTGGGGGACCaagtatttcaagaacaatttcAACAGGTTGGTGAGAATCAAATCGAAGGTTGATCCGGAGAACTTTTTCCGGCACGAACAGAGCATCCCTGTTCTTCCGACGGTGGAGAGGAAAAGCGAAAGAAAGGGGGACCATTGGTGAAGAGCAGAGGGTAGAAGTACTGGGttacggggggggggggggggggggtgtgctGTTGTTGGAGATctaatgttaattaatttgtattttaggTGGCAAGCTGCTGCTTTTCATGTACGTAGTAGTATGTGCTTCTCCATTTGGAAGTGATCTACTGATGAAGTAATCGAATGGTTATGATGTAAAattacttaataaaaaatttgcttAGATTTGGAGACATTGTGGAGTCATTGAAGTCGATATGCGTGTTAGCTGAGAAGAATATATAGCTCTTAAATTTGATGATGTTtgttaccccccccccccccccggccagGGGGGTGTGTGTGGAAAGTTACAAAGGCAATCTGTAGGTTCTACGGTTATATATGCTCCATCAACCCTTCAT from Diospyros lotus cultivar Yz01 chromosome 8, ASM1463336v1, whole genome shotgun sequence carries:
- the LOC127808982 gene encoding berberine bridge enzyme-like 15; translation: MADPQTLPILPLLLLLLSVPFAASNPLQEKYHQCLVHNTDADQPVTISTVFYTPNNSSFHSVLESTAQNLRYLVPSVSKPELIFTPLTESHVQAAVICSKKLGVPLRVRSGGHDYEAVSYASETETPFIIVDMARLRSVTVDIDDNTAWVQAGATIGELYYRIYEKSSVHGFPAGLCTSLGVGGHITGGAYGPMMRKYGLGADNVVDARIVDANGRILDREAMGEDLFWAIRGGGGGSFGLILAWKTQLVQVPKTVTVFTVPKTLEQGATKILYKWQQVADKLDENLFIRVIIQVADAAVKGKRTVGTAYNALFLGRVNKLLKVMGKSFPELGLTRKDCQEMSWIESVLYIAGYPSKTPPEVLLQGKSLFKNYFKAKSDFVKKPIPEDGLEGLWKRLMEEEIPLMIWNPYGGMMSKISESEIPFPHRNGTLFKIQYVTTWSAGDKESAAKHIDWMRRLYNYMSTYVSMLPREAYVNYRDLDLGMNKNGSTDFVQASVWGTKYFKNNFNRLVRIKSKVDPENFFRHEQSIPVLPTVERKSERKGDHW